TAATACCTTTACTGCTTCAGGCAGCAGAAATCGAGGAACCAACCCAATTGCTCAACACCTTTCTGAATGAGTTAAAACGTCAAGATCCGGGAATTGTCTGAATTTTCAAGGGCTGTAATGTTATAGTCTTACTAAGCCGGCACAAACCCACAGTATCCCTGTGACCTGTTGCCTCTGGCAGCATCACAGAGATTCGTGGGAAGTCATCCAGCTGAATGGCTGGACGCTGCTCTTTCACAGCAGAACAAAGCAGGATTACACAAACTCAGCTCTCTGTCTCCAAAACGAAGTGCTGACACATCGTGGCTgaacttaccccccccccccgagtgccAATTGTTCACTGCTCGGAAAATCAGCCACAATTATGCTCATTTACAAAACTAAGTACCGGTAATAATGATTCGGTTacccaaaaaaacaaaatcagcggTTTTTATTGCGTAATCGATTCGTTTCCAGTCCAAATGAACAGAAATCTATTAACAATTCTGTGGCATCTGAGAAAACCATGTCATGTGTCGATAACTCAGTTAGGTAACTTACCCATGGCAGCCAGAGCAATATAGGAGTGAACATGGTGGCGGATTATTTGGAGGAAGGGAGCTTGAACAAAAGGGAGAGCATGAAGAATTGGCTCCAGGAAGTCAGAAGGTACCACGGAGGCCAGACACCAGCCTAACCTGGACACCACCTTCACCTCCCACCGCTGCAACACACACATTCCTCTAAAGCAATCCACCATCACAATCCCACTGCAGCAACATGGACTCAGATGTAGCTTATTAAGACCCTCACTGCTACACAGGAAGAACATGccatgactcctggaaacgactcTAAGCTCTTTCGTCATGCATACCTGCGTATCTACATTTGTCATAGAGTCAGTGTGTAGAATAGAAAGGTGCAGTTAGAGCAGCCAAATTCTTTTAAAATGAAGTTATCAAACAGAACACTCACTAGCACAGGGATCTTCAACCTTAGCTAGTGCTACATTTCAAACAGTATCAAGTTATTACGGCCCCAAGTTCCCAGAATGCAATGCACTGAGCAGTGCATTGTAACCTAACATGCAGTGCCTTTCCTTGCTTGATTTATAGCAGCCATAAACCTGAGTTATTTCTAAAAGTACATATTCTATACTTTATTCTACAtttaactttttaaatcttaaagctACAAAACAAGCTAGTAGGGATGTTCGATATTATCGGTCTACCATTGATGTTGGCATTAAAATTTAATATCGGGGGAAAAAAATCGCTATTGGTTTTCAATCTTTCAATGAAGCAACctttacataccatacacatatTATTAGGGATGCATGATATATCGACATCAGTATCTGTATCGGCCAATGTTAGCAATTTTTGAACATATCGTTATCGGTCCAATAAAAAAAACctgggctgatattaacaaccaatattttttccatcttgtttccatttgtttatctgtttcagagggtgccgggggggggggggggggggggggtgacgtgtatttgtttagtcatgtgatggTAACTGTAATCATCTCACAAGCGTAACTGTGTGTGGTATGTGTACTTAATAATGTAAATTTagttttaataatttttattctgtataaaatctgctgattttaaaaGCATTATTGTCAGTATGTTGGTATCGgctaatatcggttatcggccataacaatgATATATTAACATCGGATAtctgtatcggcccaaaaatttcatatcggtgcatcactacatattatacatcaaacttgCCAGCTACTTCTCCTCTTAAAATAGAGATCATTTTGTTTATTTGGCACAGCATGTGAAGTAGAGACTTGTCATGTGTAGTGAGTGTGTGCTGTCCTCACAGCAcgtagctatgtgtagctagctagctagctaacaACGACTAAAACAAGCACAAGAATCTTCATCCAAGGCTAGCTTTATTTATCTGAAGATccttatatatattttatcaccataactgcaatatacatttaaattaaaaaatacattacTGACTAATACACATCTTGGTGTCATGCagggagaatgagattcagctgctgttggagacaaatgtGGCACTTTTCCTTTCactaacttaaattgaagtagttgtcattttgcacagacAATGTTTAAAATTTAAGCATGATTATTattaacctaaaatgttttagtttttcttttttatgagaAGAGGCCAAAGCATGTCGATACTGGTTTATATCGGCATCCAAAATTAAGAGTCAGATAATATCGGCATATCGGTAAAAAAGAAGGCTATATCGAGCATCCCTACAAGCTAGCTTCTAAACACATAGTCACAGAATTCTCATCTTTCCCGTTAGCTATAATCCCTAAGCCTGATATGGGAACAGGTGTTGCCTCAGTGAAGGACATAGTGCCAAATACCAGTTGTCATTTTCTAGTCCAAAAGTCTTTTTTGTCCATGAGGTCAACTGGTGTTTTTCTTTCTGAAGAGGTAGCATTATTGATTGATTATTGACATTATTGGTAACACAAAGGTCATCTGAGGATTTACCAGGATGGATGGGGCTGAAACTGAGCAGTCTGTGTAGATTGACAGCTTGCTGGCGGTCAGGGGGACAAGTTCTCTCATCTTGGAGGCCAAAAACATGCAGACAGCCGCTAAACACTGCAGGTGGGACCTTTCTATAGAGCACCGACTCAGGTAACAATCCAGGTAATGCACGGCCAATGGAAACACCTCCTTCTCACATAGCTGCTCCTCAcacacctgacacacacacacacacacacacacgcatacacacaggtCTTTCATTTTAAGTAGATTTATTAAAATGGTTTCATGGAAGCTAAACTAAAAAAGTTCataccttgaacatccactccgtCAGCAACTTCCGGATGTCTGTCGGTACTCTGCCAGGAGAGGATGGAGTCACCCAACTGCTCTCCTCCGAGGCCCGCAGATTAGACACCACCCGGAGGTCACCGGTTACGGTGGGGTCGCTCCCCGTCCGAACGACCACACCCAACTCCATACC
This sequence is a window from Nothobranchius furzeri strain GRZ-AD chromosome 3, NfurGRZ-RIMD1, whole genome shotgun sequence. Protein-coding genes within it:
- the ccnd3 gene encoding G1/S-specific cyclin-D3 — its product is MNISIFDSDKTPECGMELGVVVRTGSDPTVTGDLRVVSNLRASEESSWVTPSSPGRVPTDIRKLLTEWMFKVCEEQLCEKEVFPLAVHYLDCYLSRCSIERSHLQCLAAVCMFLASKMRELVPLTASKLSIYTDCSVSAPSILRWEVKVVSRLGWCLASVVPSDFLEPILHALPFVQAPFLQIIRHHVHSYIALAAMDHRFLAFLPSTLACACVSVAMQRLKITDRDVSSDSIVKFTANLLSADLSSVLCCRELLGSVLELSLLSLL